The following coding sequences lie in one Apium graveolens cultivar Ventura chromosome 3, ASM990537v1, whole genome shotgun sequence genomic window:
- the LOC141712485 gene encoding uncharacterized protein LOC141712485 has protein sequence MAATHPVARANHAPSASVCPAKNVYGVGIIARDCTGILLKAKMKFFPGDASPELAEAMTIKEALSWSMRWEEKKVVIKSDCLVAVQTIRSRTYMRSHFGKIIMECRSYMSQLNKVEL, from the exons ATGGCTGCAACCCACCCAGTTGCGCGTGCTAATCACGCGCCGTCTGCCAGTGTTTGCCCAGCCAAG AATGTTTATGGTGTTGGTATAATTGCCAGAGACTGCACAGGGATTCTTTTGAAAGCAAAAATGAAGTTTTTTCCGGGGGATGCCAGTCCGGAGCTTGCAGAAGCGATGACAATTAAAGAAGCTCTTAGCTGGAGTATGAGATGGGAAGAGAAAAAGGTGGTGATAAAGTCGGATTGTCTGGTCGCGGTGCAGACAATTCGTAGTAGAACTTACATGCGATCTCATTTTGGGAAGATTATCATGGAGTGTCGGAGTTACATGTCTCAGTTAAACAAAGTAGAGTTGTAG
- the LOC141714379 gene encoding uncharacterized protein LOC141714379 yields the protein MANPLYVRIIKNSPFTPMERVEDSIDEDMVISAHYAPKDPSQTLVLFDFSIFAYSREDCDKESDYFKRFVADAEQPLFEGSECTKLESVLKLHNWKARFGVSDKAFTDLLQSIGSILPKDNLLPSNMYEAKKTLTDLGLEYIKFHACPNDCVLYRGPILESSSECPKCHLSRWKVGKDGQVRVNVPAKVMWYFSIIPRFKRMFKSSSTAELMSWHANNRSKDGKMRHPSDSPSWRNVDCRWPEFGSEARNIRLGLAADGINPHNNGLNNRYSCWPVMLVTYNIPPWLCMKRKFMMLTTLISGPQEPGNDIDVYLQPLIDDLKKLWEEGEPNVYDAHTKSFFTLKAILMWTINDFPGYGNLSGCVNKGYRACPVCGDQTVAKYLSRSRKMSYQGHRRYLDLYHSYRRQRTTFNGEQEFGCEPEPLSGEEVLGQQQQLRFSFGKGGGKPKKVESPWKKQSVFFELEYWKFHHVRHCLDVMHVEKNVCDNIIGTLLHMKFKSKDSLASRLDLVDMGIRPDLAPEVGEKRTYLPPAPYTLSRKEKQTILASLYDMKLPYGHASNTRNCVSMIDMKLYGLKSHDCHILLQQLLPVCIRSVLPKNVRSYVRNRLYPEGYIAEGYLKEESIEFCSEFYSGSSRTAGLPKDEEKISGPIGGVTMKSVAEKERDKAHLSVLRNNSDVEPYAMLHKKYLEEIYRGKKKSVQWLLGEHNRQFAEWFEQKVSTEMRENAETVSETIRWLAGKPSFSVLTYESYAVEGVRYHTKDRDNARVVQNSGVSLVTRTVQVSSAKDMNPIESDLKFYGVIREIWELDYHAFKAPLFLCTWAASDKGVKSDDLGFTLVNFNRPGHKKDKYVSVDQVNQVFYIEDPVDANWSVVLSATTRDYHDVYNEDAPEDTSWNPPPFCSNILTCDPAKIDDASVCNRRENVEVIEVYLLEEEERMAPKKQMRKQSEKTASQNLSGGSPKRLEDVPNNDENNEGHASESQQTNSEQTNTTTNTATRKSGGKRGVCAMYKVIVKKARGKKVKVTANE from the exons atggccaatccattatatgTTCGGATTATCAAGAATAGCCCTTTCACCCCAATGGAAAGAGTTGAAGATTCTATAGATGAAGACATGGTCATttcagctcattatgctcctaaagatccttcaca GACATTAGTGTTGTTTGATTTTTCGATCTTCG CCTATAGTAGGGAAGATTGCGATAAAGAGTCAGATTACTTTAAGAGGTTTGTTGCCGATGCAGAACAACCTTTGTTTGAGGGAAGTGAGTGTACTAAACTGGAGTCGGTCTTAAAATTACATAATTGGAAGGCTAGGTTTGGAGTTTCCGATAAAGCTTTTACTGATCTGCTTCAATCAATTGGATCAATTCTTCCTAAAGATAATCTGCTTCCGTCTAATATGTATGAAGCCAAGAAAACATTGACTGATTTAGGCCTCGAGTATATTAAATTCCACGCTTGTCCAAATGACTGCGTATTATACAGGGGTCCAATTCTCGAGTCTTCTTCCGAGTGTCCCAAATGCCATCTCTCTCGCTGGAAAGTTGGAAAAGATGGTCAAGTTAGGGTAAATGTGCCAGCTAAGGTTATGTGGTATTTTTCGATAATCCCCAGATTTAAAAGAATGTTTAAATCTTCATCTACTGCTGAATTAATGAGTTGGCATGCAAATAATCGATCCAAAGATGGAAAGATGCGTCACCCCTCTGAttctccttcttggagaaatGTAGATTGTAGGTGGCCTGAGTTTGGTAGCGAGGCAAGAAATATACGTTTAGGATTAGCGGCCGATGGTATAAATCCACACAACAATGGATTAAATAATCGGTACAGCTGCTGGCCAGTTATGTTAGTAACATATAATATTCCtccatggttatgcatgaagaggaagtttatgatgttaacaacaTTAATTTCAGGCCCACAAGAGCCTGGTAATGATATTGACGTATATCTCCAGCCACTGATCGACGATTTAAAAAAATTGTGGGAGGAAGGTGAACCAAACGTGTACGATGCCCATACCAAATCCTTTTTCACTCTAAAGGCAATCTTGATGTGGACAATAAATGACTTTCCGGGATATGGAAATTTGTCGGGGTGCGTTAATAAGGGTTATAGGGCCTGTCCAGTATGCGGTGATCAGACCGTGGCTAAATATCTAAGTCGTAGTAGAAAAATGAGCTACCAAGGACATCGTCGGTATTTAGATCTTTATCATTCGTATAGGAGACAAAGGACAACTTTTAATGGAGAACAAGAATTTGGTTGTGAACCTGAACCACTTAGCGGAGAGGAAGTGTTGGGGCAACAACAGCAACTTAGGTTCAGTTTTGGGAAGGGGGGGGGGAAGCCAAAAAAGGTGGAGTCTCCATGGAAAAAACAGTCAGTTTTTTTTGAGTTAGAGTATTGGAAGTTTCACCATGTTCGACATTGTTTAGATGTCATGCACGTCGAAAAGAACGTGTGTGATAATATAATTGGGACACTTCTGCACATGAAATTCAAGAGTAAAGACAGCCTTGCCTCGCGTCTTGATTTGGTTGACATGGGAATACGGCCTGATTTAGCTCCAGAAGTAGGTGAGAAAAGAACATACCTACCTCCTGCCCCTTATACTCTCTCCCGGAAAGAAAAACAAACAATATTGGCATCATTGTACGACATGAAACTTCCATACGGACATGCTTCAAATACAAGAAATTGTGTATCGATGATTGATATGAAGTTGTATGGTTTAAAGTCCCATGACTGCCATATCCTTCTCCAACAACTACTACCTGTTTGCATTCGTTCAGTGCTTCCGAAAAATGTTAGG AGTTATGTAAGAAACCGATTATATCCAGAAGGTTATATAGCTGAAGGTTACCTCAAAGAAGAGTCAATAGAATTTTGCAGTGAGTTCTATAGCGGGAGTAGTAGAACAGCCGGTCTTCCGAAAGATGAAGAAAAAATTTCTGGTCCAATCGGTGGTGTGACTATGAAGTCAGTTGCGGAAAAAGAACGAGATAAGGCTCATCTTTCAGTTCTTCGTAATAATTCGGATGTGGAACCATATGCTAT GTTGCATAAAAAATATTTGGAAGAGATTTATCGAGGGAAAAAGAAGAGTGTACAGTGGCTATTGGGAGAGCACAATCGACAATTTGCCGAATGGTTTGAACAAAAA GTCAGTACAGAAATGAGGGAGAATGCGGAAACCGTATCTGAAACTATAAGATGGTTGGCTGGGAAACCTTCATTTTCAGTTTTGACTTACGAAAGTTATGCTGTTGAAGGGGTCCGATACCACACAAAGGATCGAGATAATGCAAGGGTAGTTCAGAATAGTGGTGTGTCATTAGTTACGAGGACAGTCCAAGTCTCTAGTGCTAAGGACATGAATCCTATAGAGAGTGATTTAAAATTTTATGGGGTGATCAGGGAAATATGGGAATTAGACTACCACGCATTCAAGGCCCCTCTGTTTTTATGTACATGGGCAGCAAGTGACAAAGGTGTCAAGTCCGATGATCTTGGTTTCACCCTTGTCAACTTCAATCGACCAGGTCACAAAAAGGACAAATATGTCTCTGTTGACCAAGTCAACCAAGTATTTTATATTGAGGATCCAGTTGATGCTAATTGGTCCGTTGTGTTATCGGCGACAACTCGAGACTATCATGATGTTTACAATGAAGATGCTCCTGAAGACACCTCCTGGAACCCTCCCCCATTCTGTTCTAATATCCTTACATGTGACCCTGCTAAAATTGATGATGCAAGTGTTTGTAATAGAAGAGAAAATGTTGAGG TTATAGAAGTCTATCT ATTAGAGGAAGAGGAAAGAATGGCACCAAAAAAGCAAATGCGAAAGCAATCAGAAAAGACTGCATCACAGAATCTTAGCGGTGGAAGCCCCAAGCGGCTGGAGGATGTTCCGAACAATGATGAAAACAATGAAGGGCATGCATCGGAATCTCAACAGACTAACTCAGAACAGACAAATACTACAACTAATACTGCTACAAGGAAGTCTGGGGGTAAGCGAGGCGTATGCGCAATGTACAAAGTGATTGTCAAGAAAGCTCGCGGGAAGAAAGTTAAAGTCACTGCCAATGAATAG